From the Phoenix dactylifera cultivar Barhee BC4 chromosome 10, palm_55x_up_171113_PBpolish2nd_filt_p, whole genome shotgun sequence genome, one window contains:
- the LOC103703218 gene encoding receptor homology region, transmembrane domain- and RING domain-containing protein 1-like isoform X1, with translation MSPFLPSSSLFSRLGAPVVRRSGESGVMYPAEPLDACTPLNNKVVNDSRSSFALIIRGGCHFDEKVRNAQNAGFKAAIMYDNEDHPLVFAIGGSPDGITIPAVFVSKASGEALRKYAGLTDMELWILPRTKNLEWFIMAISFISLLATVIGLAVCLFVHRQHGRHERSRASEIHGMSSRLVEAMPSLIFISASEDNCTSQTCAICLEDYKVGEKLRRLPCHHKFHAVCVDSWLTAWRSFCPMCKQDCNSSTIYIPASESTPLLSSISSFPSSSARSLAASPPTHRI, from the exons ATGTCTCCATTTCTTCCGTCTTCTTCGCTCTTTTCTCGACTCGGAG CTCCAGTTGTAAGAAGATCTGGTGAAAGCGGGGTCATGTACCCAGCTGAGCCTCTTGATGCATGTACTCCATTGAATAATAAAGTGGTCAATGATTCAAGATCTTCATTTGCATTAATCATAAGAGGAGGATGTCATTTTGATGAAAAAGTTAGGAATGCACAGAATGCTGGATTTAAAGCTGCTATTATGTATGATAATGAAGATCATCCTCTAGTATTTGCAA TCGGAGGAAGCCCAGATGGCATCACTATACCGGCTGTCTTTGTATCTAAAGCATCTGGTGAGGCACTTAGAAAGTATGCAGGTCTTACAGACATGGAGTTGTGGATCTTACCAAGAACTAAGAACTTAGAATGGTTTATTATGGCCATCTCTTTCATATCTTTACTTGCGACGGTAATTGGGCTAGCTGTATGTCTTTTTGTGCATAGACAGCATGGTAGACATGAACGGTCTAGAGCTTCTGAAATCCATGGGATGAGCAGTCGACTAGTGGAAGCAATGCCAAGCCTCATATTCATATCAGCGTCAGAAGATAATTGCACTTCACAAACATGTGCTATTTGCCTAGAGGACTACAAAGTGGGGGAGAAGCTTCGTAGGCTGCCATGTCATCACA AGTTTCATGCTGTCTGCGTTGATTCTTGGCTCACTGCATGGAGATCTTTTTGTCCTATGTGCAAGCAAGATTGTAATTCGAGCACAATATATATTCCAGCTTCTGAGTCTACTCCATTACTTTCTTCCATCTCCTCATTTCCCTCTTCCTCTGCTAGATCTTTAGCAGCATCTCCCCCTACCCACAGGATTTGA
- the LOC103703218 gene encoding receptor homology region, transmembrane domain- and RING domain-containing protein 1-like isoform X2: protein MYPAEPLDACTPLNNKVVNDSRSSFALIIRGGCHFDEKVRNAQNAGFKAAIMYDNEDHPLVFAIGGSPDGITIPAVFVSKASGEALRKYAGLTDMELWILPRTKNLEWFIMAISFISLLATVIGLAVCLFVHRQHGRHERSRASEIHGMSSRLVEAMPSLIFISASEDNCTSQTCAICLEDYKVGEKLRRLPCHHKFHAVCVDSWLTAWRSFCPMCKQDCNSSTIYIPASESTPLLSSISSFPSSSARSLAASPPTHRI from the exons ATGTACCCAGCTGAGCCTCTTGATGCATGTACTCCATTGAATAATAAAGTGGTCAATGATTCAAGATCTTCATTTGCATTAATCATAAGAGGAGGATGTCATTTTGATGAAAAAGTTAGGAATGCACAGAATGCTGGATTTAAAGCTGCTATTATGTATGATAATGAAGATCATCCTCTAGTATTTGCAA TCGGAGGAAGCCCAGATGGCATCACTATACCGGCTGTCTTTGTATCTAAAGCATCTGGTGAGGCACTTAGAAAGTATGCAGGTCTTACAGACATGGAGTTGTGGATCTTACCAAGAACTAAGAACTTAGAATGGTTTATTATGGCCATCTCTTTCATATCTTTACTTGCGACGGTAATTGGGCTAGCTGTATGTCTTTTTGTGCATAGACAGCATGGTAGACATGAACGGTCTAGAGCTTCTGAAATCCATGGGATGAGCAGTCGACTAGTGGAAGCAATGCCAAGCCTCATATTCATATCAGCGTCAGAAGATAATTGCACTTCACAAACATGTGCTATTTGCCTAGAGGACTACAAAGTGGGGGAGAAGCTTCGTAGGCTGCCATGTCATCACA AGTTTCATGCTGTCTGCGTTGATTCTTGGCTCACTGCATGGAGATCTTTTTGTCCTATGTGCAAGCAAGATTGTAATTCGAGCACAATATATATTCCAGCTTCTGAGTCTACTCCATTACTTTCTTCCATCTCCTCATTTCCCTCTTCCTCTGCTAGATCTTTAGCAGCATCTCCCCCTACCCACAGGATTTGA